One window of the Coleofasciculus sp. FACHB-1120 genome contains the following:
- a CDS encoding thioredoxin domain-containing protein, with protein MTNRLNQAESLYLRKHAENPIDWWPWCEEALETAKRDNKPIFLSIGYSSCHWCTVMEGEAFSDQAIAEYMNANFIPIKVDREERPDIDSIYMQALQMMVGQGGWPLNVFLSPEDRVPFYGGTYFPVEPRYGRPGFLQVLQAIRGYYDTDKAKLHAVKEELLGHLQQAAILQTSIGTDIKPALTNKDLLQQGLETNTGIVSSSEHGASFPMMPYAELALRAIRFNFAKYDAKQACTQRGLDLALGGIYDHVGGGFHRYTVDPTWTVPHFEKMLYDNGQIVEYLADLWSAGIQEPTFERAIAGTFQWLKREMTAPQGYFYAAQDADNFTHPEEAEPEEGAFYVWTYPEVVELLTPEELEEIQLQFTVTPGGNFEGLNVLQRRHPGILSETVERALGKLFEARYGTSPVALETFPPARNNHEAKTGNWSGRIPPVTDTKMIVAWNSLMISGLARAYGVFAKEEYLSLAGKAANFILDCQWVEGRFHRLNYDGKPSILAQSEDYALFIKALLDLHQVTHASFWMEKAIALQEEFDEFLWSVELGGYYNTASDASSDLLVRERSYVDNATPSANGIAIANLVRLALLTENLTYLDRSEQALQAFSSVMHQSPQACPSLFTALDWYHHCTLVRTTVNHLTSLVGQYLPTTVSIAESNLPSGAVGLVCQGLTCLEPPQSRDQMWEQVQRSQIRN; from the coding sequence ATGACCAATCGCCTCAATCAAGCTGAAAGCCTGTACCTCCGCAAACACGCTGAAAATCCCATCGACTGGTGGCCTTGGTGTGAAGAAGCCCTAGAAACCGCTAAGCGGGACAATAAGCCAATTTTCCTATCAATTGGCTATTCTAGCTGCCACTGGTGCACGGTGATGGAAGGAGAAGCATTTTCCGACCAGGCGATCGCAGAGTACATGAATGCCAACTTTATCCCGATCAAGGTAGACCGGGAAGAACGACCTGACATTGATAGTATTTATATGCAGGCGTTACAGATGATGGTGGGTCAAGGCGGTTGGCCCTTGAATGTCTTTCTCTCTCCTGAGGATCGGGTGCCATTTTATGGCGGCACATATTTTCCGGTAGAACCGCGCTATGGGCGTCCCGGATTTTTACAAGTGCTGCAAGCGATTCGTGGTTACTACGATACAGACAAGGCGAAGTTGCACGCTGTCAAAGAAGAACTTCTCGGTCATCTCCAGCAAGCAGCCATTCTCCAAACCAGCATCGGGACGGATATAAAACCGGCGCTGACAAACAAGGATTTGCTACAGCAGGGATTAGAAACGAATACCGGAATCGTGAGTTCTAGCGAACATGGCGCTAGTTTCCCGATGATGCCTTATGCTGAGTTGGCGCTGCGAGCAATTCGATTTAATTTTGCCAAATACGATGCCAAGCAGGCTTGTACCCAGCGCGGTTTAGATTTGGCACTGGGCGGGATTTACGACCATGTGGGCGGCGGCTTTCACCGCTATACGGTCGATCCCACTTGGACGGTGCCGCATTTTGAAAAAATGCTCTATGACAATGGACAGATTGTCGAATATCTGGCTGATTTGTGGAGTGCGGGGATACAAGAACCAACATTTGAAAGAGCGATCGCAGGCACATTTCAATGGCTAAAGCGGGAAATGACGGCACCTCAGGGTTATTTCTATGCTGCCCAAGATGCGGATAATTTTACCCATCCAGAGGAAGCAGAACCAGAGGAAGGGGCATTTTATGTCTGGACATACCCTGAAGTTGTCGAATTGCTGACTCCAGAGGAGTTAGAGGAAATTCAACTGCAATTTACCGTAACCCCAGGAGGCAACTTTGAAGGCCTCAACGTCTTGCAGCGCCGCCATCCGGGTATTTTGAGCGAAACAGTAGAAAGGGCACTCGGAAAGCTATTTGAAGCCCGTTACGGTACGTCTCCCGTTGCCCTAGAAACCTTTCCTCCCGCCCGCAATAACCACGAGGCAAAAACTGGCAACTGGTCGGGTCGAATTCCGCCAGTGACAGATACTAAAATGATTGTGGCTTGGAATAGCCTGATGATTTCAGGTTTAGCCAGAGCTTACGGAGTATTTGCCAAGGAAGAATATCTGTCTTTAGCTGGAAAAGCAGCTAATTTCATTTTGGATTGTCAGTGGGTGGAGGGGCGCTTCCACCGTCTCAACTACGACGGAAAACCTTCGATACTGGCGCAGTCGGAAGATTACGCTTTGTTTATTAAAGCGCTGCTAGATTTGCACCAAGTAACTCACGCTAGTTTCTGGATGGAGAAAGCGATCGCCCTCCAAGAAGAATTTGACGAATTCCTCTGGAGTGTGGAACTGGGTGGATACTATAACACCGCCAGCGATGCCAGTAGCGATCTGTTAGTGCGAGAACGCAGCTATGTGGATAATGCCACACCATCAGCAAATGGAATCGCGATCGCTAACTTAGTGCGTCTGGCTTTACTCACCGAAAATCTTACCTATCTCGACCGCAGCGAACAAGCTTTGCAAGCCTTCAGCAGTGTGATGCATCAGTCACCTCAAGCTTGTCCCAGTTTGTTTACTGCCCTAGATTGGTATCATCACTGTACGTTGGTTCGCACTACTGTTAACCACCTGACTTCTTTGGTTGGGCAATATCTGCCTACAACGGTATCGATAGCAGAGTCGAATTTGCCATCAGGTGCGGTGGGATTAGTTTGCCAAGGACTAACTTGCCTGGAACCGCCCCAAAGTCGCGACCAAATGTGGGAACAAGTGCAGCGAAGTCAAATTCGCAACTAA
- a CDS encoding penicillin-binding protein 2 — translation MSLSGLGLAINLYRLQVVQAPNLLQKARQQQMVYLRPFIPRRSIVDRSGNVLATDRPAYTLYAHPKLFKQSKQAIATKLAVILGVSVDNLVKQFNKQESGVRVAYALTEEEADDISNLRTDGLELIQHYARLYPQQDLAADVVGYVDVDHRGQAGVEYSQENLLTRAVRTVRLSRAGNGTLMPDHLPEGLLHFDELQLQLTIDSRLQRAARSALKQQMELFSAKRGTVIVMDARDGAVLSLVAEPTYNPNEYSTSDVGLFKNWALADLYEPGSTFKPLNIAIALEAGAIKPDTVFYDRGQIQVAGWQIKNAEEGSHGALSISQILQQSSNVGMVQVIQQLKPSIYYGWLERLGLGQAVGIDLPFESPGQMKSQEQFTSSRIEPATTSFGQGFSLTPIHLAQLHAALANGGKLVTPHLVRGLIDSQGQMYWQPTLPTPRPVFSPTTTQTVLEMMESVVTKGTGKAAQIPGYRIGGKTGTSQKASSTGGYSSSARITSFVGIFPVDAPRYVVLAVVDEPKGKVYGSTVAAPVVKSVMEALISLEKIPPSEVKN, via the coding sequence ATGTCTCTGAGCGGGTTAGGACTGGCGATCAATTTGTATCGCCTACAAGTGGTGCAGGCACCGAACCTGCTGCAAAAAGCCCGACAGCAGCAGATGGTCTATCTGCGCCCCTTTATTCCCCGCCGCTCGATTGTGGATCGCAGTGGGAACGTTTTAGCAACTGACCGTCCCGCCTATACGCTATACGCCCACCCAAAGCTGTTTAAACAATCTAAGCAGGCAATTGCGACGAAATTGGCGGTGATTTTGGGAGTTTCTGTTGACAATTTGGTTAAGCAGTTCAACAAGCAGGAAAGTGGAGTTCGGGTTGCTTACGCCCTGACGGAAGAAGAAGCTGACGATATTTCCAATTTGCGAACCGACGGCTTAGAGCTGATTCAACATTACGCTCGCCTCTATCCCCAGCAGGATCTAGCCGCAGACGTAGTGGGCTACGTGGATGTCGATCATCGGGGTCAGGCGGGTGTGGAATATAGCCAAGAAAATTTACTCACTCGGGCTGTCCGCACCGTCCGGCTTAGCCGCGCTGGTAACGGAACGTTGATGCCGGATCACCTGCCCGAAGGATTGCTGCATTTTGATGAGCTGCAACTCCAACTGACAATTGATAGTCGCCTGCAACGTGCGGCTCGTTCTGCCCTCAAGCAACAGATGGAGTTGTTTAGTGCCAAACGGGGCACTGTGATCGTGATGGATGCGCGGGATGGTGCGGTGCTTTCGCTGGTTGCAGAGCCGACGTACAACCCGAATGAGTATTCTACATCGGACGTGGGTTTGTTTAAGAACTGGGCGCTGGCAGACCTTTATGAACCGGGTTCGACGTTTAAGCCGCTCAATATCGCGATCGCTCTAGAAGCTGGAGCCATTAAACCCGACACTGTATTCTACGATCGAGGTCAGATTCAGGTTGCTGGCTGGCAGATCAAAAATGCTGAAGAGGGCAGTCACGGTGCCCTGTCGATTTCTCAGATTCTGCAACAGTCGAGCAACGTCGGCATGGTGCAGGTCATACAACAACTCAAGCCGAGTATCTACTACGGTTGGCTGGAACGGCTGGGGCTGGGACAAGCGGTTGGCATCGATCTGCCCTTTGAATCACCCGGACAAATGAAAAGCCAAGAGCAGTTTACGTCCTCTCGGATTGAACCTGCTACCACCTCCTTTGGTCAGGGCTTTTCCCTTACTCCCATCCATCTGGCTCAATTGCACGCTGCTCTCGCCAATGGCGGCAAACTGGTGACTCCCCATCTCGTCCGGGGACTCATCGACTCCCAAGGTCAGATGTACTGGCAGCCAACACTACCCACGCCGCGCCCCGTCTTCTCTCCAACGACGACTCAGACGGTGTTAGAAATGATGGAATCTGTTGTCACGAAGGGGACGGGGAAAGCGGCACAAATCCCAGGCTATCGAATCGGAGGGAAAACGGGCACTTCCCAGAAAGCCAGTTCTACAGGGGGATATTCTAGCTCTGCCAGAATCACTAGCTTTGTGGGCATTTTTCCGGTGGATGCTCCCCGTTATGTGGTTCTAGCTGTTGTCGATGAACCGAAGGGCAAGGTCTATGGTTCCACCGTAGCCGCACCTGTCGTGAAATCAGTAATGGAAGCCTTAATTAGCCTTGAGAAAATTCCACCTTCTGAAGTTAAAAATTAA
- a CDS encoding GAF domain-containing protein encodes MFSLVAYLSKLFPAWIQHPQKHWALLQKIVDRIRNSLELQVVLQTAVDEIATLLHLDRCCFLWYFEDTKRVQVVCERINGEQKNSQLGYHLLETFGAVESAIAAGKLIINNQTAGSHPPTGGMINRWLSWLKRDRQQMDTSGYPQGSFPWDRANLFVPVKRQEGWVGFIVCISEQPRTWLNSEIEFLQAIAQQLEIAICQAQLYEQTQKQAQREQLVNQITSQTRQSFNLETILTEAIAHLMQALSADRCLVHLVEHSDTLEEENRSQGAGKQLVETRAIACEAGEQEAEAQTDKTFLLQPLPADGAAFRRKYLFEVCREPFPPSIDDFDTHGPLTQWAIQHRQQVSIPDIKQDARIGEANEEYQKAQIKSSLVVPVQANGTLNAILYLNQCSQIRYWSKNDRTLAQAVADQLAISIRQANLYAKTQHQAAESAAQAKQLAQTLIELRLTQSQLIQSEKMSSLGRIVAGVAHEINNPVNFIYGNIPYVERYANDLIRLVRGYQTLYLNPNAELQKLAEEVELDFLLRDLPRILNSMQAGAQRIHEIVKSLQNFSRHNQASLKPVDIHVGLENTLFLLHSQLGNEIQIERNYSDLPLVECYPKQLNQVFLSILMNAIEALNRESSEDKKIALRTELVPDGFLGVAGVRIAIADNGPGIPPEIQSKIFDPFFTTKDVGQGTGLGLAVSYQIIVTQHKGKLECDSQLGQGAEFIVEIPLIPPQPLLARGEEKEASIQESAAKNSEEENHPSSYPLDHASCSPAASLNIPTPYILHPAEPSPVHLKAIATTLPKDSMGE; translated from the coding sequence GTGTTTTCTCTTGTGGCTTATCTCAGCAAATTATTTCCAGCCTGGATTCAGCACCCGCAAAAGCATTGGGCGCTGCTACAGAAAATCGTGGATCGCATCCGCAACTCGTTAGAGTTGCAAGTGGTGCTGCAAACTGCGGTGGACGAAATTGCCACGTTGCTACACCTAGATAGGTGTTGTTTTTTGTGGTATTTCGAGGATACCAAGCGGGTACAAGTTGTCTGCGAGCGGATCAATGGAGAGCAAAAGAATTCTCAACTGGGATACCATCTATTAGAAACTTTTGGTGCAGTGGAGAGTGCGATCGCTGCCGGGAAATTAATCATCAACAACCAAACAGCAGGTTCTCACCCACCGACAGGAGGAATGATCAATCGATGGCTTTCCTGGCTAAAGCGAGATCGCCAACAAATGGACACCAGTGGGTATCCCCAAGGTTCTTTCCCGTGGGACAGGGCTAACTTATTCGTTCCGGTTAAACGACAAGAAGGATGGGTTGGCTTTATTGTCTGTATTTCAGAGCAACCCCGCACCTGGTTAAACTCCGAAATTGAATTTCTGCAAGCGATCGCCCAGCAGCTAGAAATTGCGATTTGTCAAGCTCAGCTTTACGAGCAAACTCAGAAACAAGCCCAAAGAGAGCAACTGGTGAATCAGATTACCAGTCAAACCCGGCAGAGTTTTAACTTGGAAACAATTCTGACCGAAGCGATCGCGCATCTGATGCAGGCGCTTTCAGCAGATCGGTGTCTGGTTCATCTGGTGGAACATAGCGACACGTTGGAAGAGGAGAACAGAAGCCAGGGAGCAGGGAAGCAGCTTGTAGAGACAAGAGCGATCGCTTGTGAAGCCGGGGAGCAAGAAGCAGAGGCGCAAACAGATAAAACTTTCTTATTGCAACCCTTGCCCGCTGATGGTGCCGCTTTTAGGCGGAAATACCTGTTTGAGGTGTGTCGGGAGCCTTTTCCCCCGAGCATTGATGACTTTGATACCCACGGGCCACTGACCCAATGGGCAATTCAGCATCGTCAACAAGTCAGCATTCCCGACATCAAGCAGGATGCCCGAATTGGGGAAGCAAACGAAGAGTATCAAAAAGCTCAGATAAAATCTTCCCTGGTCGTGCCAGTGCAGGCAAACGGAACCCTCAACGCAATTCTTTATCTCAATCAGTGTTCGCAGATTCGGTATTGGTCAAAAAATGACCGGACACTCGCCCAAGCGGTTGCCGATCAACTGGCGATTTCTATCCGACAAGCTAACTTATACGCCAAAACTCAGCACCAGGCAGCAGAAAGCGCCGCTCAAGCTAAGCAACTCGCCCAAACGCTGATCGAACTGCGGTTAACCCAATCCCAATTGATTCAAAGTGAAAAAATGTCAAGTCTGGGTCGGATAGTAGCTGGCGTTGCTCACGAAATTAATAATCCAGTGAATTTTATCTACGGCAATATTCCTTATGTGGAAAGGTATGCAAATGACCTAATTCGGTTAGTGCGGGGCTATCAAACTCTCTATCTCAATCCAAATGCTGAATTACAGAAGCTCGCTGAGGAGGTAGAGCTAGATTTCCTTCTAAGAGATTTACCGCGCATTTTGAATTCGATGCAGGCAGGTGCCCAGCGAATTCACGAAATTGTTAAATCATTGCAAAACTTCTCGCGCCACAATCAAGCGTCTCTAAAACCAGTAGATATTCACGTAGGGCTGGAAAATACGCTGTTTTTGCTGCACAGTCAGCTAGGCAATGAAATCCAGATAGAGAGAAACTATAGTGACTTGCCTTTAGTGGAGTGTTACCCGAAGCAACTCAATCAAGTCTTTCTGAGTATTCTGATGAATGCGATAGAAGCGCTCAATCGGGAGTCATCAGAGGATAAAAAAATCGCCTTGCGTACCGAATTAGTGCCGGACGGATTTCTAGGCGTCGCTGGCGTGCGGATTGCGATCGCTGACAACGGGCCAGGAATTCCTCCAGAAATTCAGTCGAAAATCTTTGATCCGTTCTTTACCACGAAAGACGTGGGCCAGGGCACTGGATTGGGCTTAGCAGTGAGTTATCAAATCATCGTTACTCAACACAAAGGTAAGCTAGAATGCGACTCCCAACTCGGTCAAGGTGCAGAGTTTATCGTTGAAATTCCTCTAATTCCCCCTCAACCTTTGTTAGCGCGGGGTGAGGAGAAGGAAGCTAGTATTCAGGAATCAGCCGCCAAAAACTCGGAAGAAGAAAATCATCCCTCATCCTATCCCCTGGATCATGCAAGCTGCTCCCCAGCCGCTTCCCTAAACATCCCAACGCCCTACATCCTTCATCCTGCCGAACCTTCGCCCGTTCATCTCAAAGCAATCGCGACGACTTTGCCAAAAGACTCAATGGGAGAGTGA
- a CDS encoding glutathione S-transferase family protein — translation MRLLQFSTSHYCRKARLGLGYKQIAYQVENLTPGLHILKLKPLTGLTTVPVLLPQVEDTQGVSSEATPLEKRNELQAIADSTQILQFLDRYCPEPALALPDRQLQAEALMLEDWLDESIGTATRFVYYDFRAGAGKQIDPSPFSQLVIQVVRRQYGINQATVELATNRLKGAMEVLSSRWQNSLYLVGNRLSVADIAAAALLSPLALIPQYREGYPWLFERIEQIHLLCREPLPPGLGN, via the coding sequence ATGCGACTACTGCAATTTAGTACTTCTCACTATTGTCGGAAAGCCAGACTGGGGTTAGGTTACAAGCAAATTGCTTATCAAGTTGAGAATTTAACCCCAGGGCTACATATCCTCAAACTCAAGCCACTCACCGGGCTAACCACAGTTCCGGTGCTGTTGCCACAAGTAGAAGATACTCAGGGAGTCAGCAGTGAAGCTACGCCCTTAGAGAAACGAAATGAACTACAAGCGATCGCTGACTCGACGCAGATTTTACAATTTCTCGATCGCTATTGCCCAGAACCAGCGCTAGCATTACCCGATCGCCAGCTACAGGCAGAAGCCTTGATGCTGGAAGATTGGTTAGATGAAAGTATCGGCACGGCAACTCGCTTTGTATACTATGATTTTCGTGCCGGGGCTGGTAAGCAAATCGACCCTTCACCGTTTAGTCAGCTGGTGATCCAGGTAGTGCGGCGGCAATATGGCATTAACCAGGCAACAGTGGAACTGGCAACAAATCGGCTGAAGGGAGCAATGGAAGTGTTGTCCAGCCGGTGGCAGAATAGCCTCTACCTGGTGGGTAATCGCCTCAGTGTTGCAGACATCGCCGCAGCAGCTTTACTCAGTCCTCTGGCGCTGATTCCTCAATACCGCGAAGGTTATCCCTGGTTGTTTGAGCGGATTGAGCAGATTCACCTTCTTTGTCGGGAACCACTACCCCCCGGACTGGGAAATTAA
- the glgB gene encoding 1,4-alpha-glucan branching enzyme has translation MSMTIAPEQIERIVWNQHQDPFEILGAHPIEQNGKTVWAVRAYLPNANAAWVVCPQERTEYPMQAVHHPHFFECTIEMPELANYQLRIQEGEHERVIYDPYAFRSPHLTEFDLHLFAEGNHHRIYEKLGAHATEIDGVTGVYFAVWAPNARNASVLGDFNNWDGRKHQMRKGSTGIWEMFIPGLGVGEHYKYEIKNADGHIYEKSDPYGFQHEVRPKTASIVTDLDSYQWNDQDWMEKRRHTDPLTHPISVYEVHLGSWLHASSAEPARLPNGETEPVVVVSDYKPGARFLTYRELAERLIPYVKELGFTHIELLPVAEHPYDGSWGYQVTGYYACTSRFGTPEDLMYFIDQCHQNEIGVLVDWVPGHFPKDGHGLAFFDGTHLYEHADPRKGEHKEWGTLVFNYNRNEVRNFLVANALFWFDKYHIDGIRVDAVASMLYLDYCREHGEWLPNQYGGRENIEAADFLRQANHTIFSYYPGTLSIAEESTSWPMVSWPTYVGGLGFNLKWNMGWMHDMLDYFHMDPWFRQFHQNNITFSMWYNHSENFMLALSHDEIVHGKSNIIGKMPGDEWQKCANVRCLFAFMFTHPGKKTLFMSMEFGQWSEWNVWGDLEWHLLQHEPHQKLKRFMSELNHIYRSESALFTQDFAQEGFEWIDCSDNRHSVVAFIRRAKDSEEFIVTVCNFTPQPHSHYRVGVPEPGFYTELFNSDAREYGGSNMGNLGGKWTDEWSFHNRPYSLDLCLPPLGVLILKLDRQKTAAAMQSWLSQG, from the coding sequence ATGTCCATGACCATCGCCCCCGAACAGATTGAGCGGATTGTTTGGAATCAACATCAAGACCCATTTGAAATCCTGGGTGCCCATCCTATTGAGCAAAATGGCAAAACTGTCTGGGCAGTGCGAGCCTACCTACCCAATGCCAACGCCGCCTGGGTAGTTTGCCCCCAAGAACGGACAGAATATCCTATGCAAGCAGTGCATCACCCTCATTTTTTTGAATGCACTATTGAGATGCCAGAACTGGCAAACTATCAGCTGCGGATTCAAGAAGGGGAACACGAGCGTGTTATCTACGACCCCTACGCCTTCCGTTCTCCCCACCTGACAGAATTTGACCTGCACCTGTTTGCAGAAGGGAATCATCATCGCATCTATGAGAAACTAGGTGCCCATGCGACGGAAATTGATGGGGTGACAGGAGTTTATTTTGCAGTTTGGGCACCTAATGCCCGCAACGCCTCTGTATTGGGGGATTTTAACAACTGGGATGGTCGTAAACATCAAATGCGTAAAGGTTCCACCGGCATCTGGGAAATGTTCATCCCAGGTTTGGGTGTTGGGGAACACTATAAATATGAAATCAAAAACGCCGACGGTCACATTTACGAAAAATCCGATCCCTACGGCTTCCAACATGAAGTGCGTCCTAAAACAGCATCGATTGTCACTGACTTAGATTCCTACCAATGGAATGACCAAGATTGGATGGAAAAGCGCCGCCACACCGACCCGCTCACCCATCCTATCTCCGTCTATGAAGTACATCTAGGGTCTTGGCTGCACGCTTCCTCCGCTGAACCGGCGCGGTTGCCAAATGGAGAGACAGAGCCAGTGGTAGTCGTCTCTGACTACAAACCAGGGGCGCGTTTCCTCACCTACCGGGAACTAGCAGAACGGCTAATTCCTTATGTTAAAGAGCTGGGATTTACTCATATTGAATTATTGCCAGTCGCTGAGCATCCTTATGATGGCTCTTGGGGGTATCAGGTAACAGGGTACTATGCCTGCACTTCCCGTTTTGGGACACCTGAGGACTTGATGTATTTTATTGACCAGTGCCACCAGAACGAGATTGGGGTGCTAGTGGACTGGGTTCCGGGTCATTTCCCCAAAGATGGTCACGGTCTCGCCTTTTTCGATGGCACCCACCTTTACGAACACGCCGACCCCCGCAAAGGCGAACACAAAGAGTGGGGCACTCTGGTATTTAACTACAACCGCAATGAAGTGCGGAACTTCCTGGTTGCCAATGCCCTGTTCTGGTTTGACAAGTACCACATTGATGGGATTCGTGTGGATGCTGTAGCGTCGATGCTTTACTTAGACTATTGCCGTGAGCATGGGGAATGGTTGCCGAACCAGTACGGCGGCAGAGAAAACATTGAGGCGGCTGATTTTCTGCGTCAGGCAAATCATACGATTTTCAGCTATTACCCTGGCACCCTGTCAATTGCAGAAGAGTCAACTTCCTGGCCTATGGTGTCTTGGCCTACCTACGTAGGAGGATTGGGCTTTAATTTGAAGTGGAACATGGGCTGGATGCACGACATGCTGGACTATTTCCACATGGACCCCTGGTTCCGCCAGTTTCACCAGAACAATATTACTTTTAGTATGTGGTACAACCACAGCGAAAACTTCATGCTGGCCCTATCTCACGATGAGATAGTCCACGGCAAGAGTAATATCATTGGCAAGATGCCAGGAGATGAGTGGCAGAAGTGCGCGAATGTCCGCTGCTTATTCGCCTTTATGTTTACTCACCCTGGCAAGAAAACTCTGTTTATGAGCATGGAGTTTGGGCAGTGGAGTGAGTGGAATGTCTGGGGTGACTTAGAGTGGCATTTGTTACAGCATGAGCCGCATCAAAAACTAAAGCGGTTTATGAGTGAACTTAACCATATCTACCGCAGCGAATCGGCTCTTTTTACTCAGGATTTTGCTCAAGAAGGTTTTGAGTGGATTGATTGCAGCGACAACCGGCATAGTGTGGTGGCGTTTATTCGCAGGGCGAAGGATTCGGAGGAGTTTATTGTCACTGTGTGCAATTTTACTCCTCAGCCGCATAGTCACTACCGTGTAGGCGTCCCCGAGCCAGGATTCTACACGGAACTGTTTAACAGTGACGCCCGCGAGTACGGCGGAAGTAACATGGGCAATTTAGGCGGTAAGTGGACAGATGAGTGGTCATTCCACAATCGTCCTTACTCTCTGGATTTGTGTTTGCCACCGCTGGGAGTGCTGATTTTGAAGCTTGACCGGCAGAAGACAGCTGCCGCAATGCAGTCTTGGTTGTCTCAGGGATAG
- a CDS encoding type II secretion system protein — MRKKLSNCSSGGFTLIESLVVILIIGSLSAIAAPSWLGFLNAQRLGVAQNQVYRAMREAQSNAKRDKVAWEASFQEQNGVVQWAVNRAGINPSPGQWQNFEQNIQIDAPNTTLASQSLGSPRRVRFDYRGCVIMNPQENLYLARLTLNVKNGGEVKRCVFISTLLGAMRTAQDKSCKV, encoded by the coding sequence ATGCGTAAAAAGTTATCTAATTGCTCCAGCGGTGGGTTCACGCTGATAGAGAGTTTAGTCGTAATTTTGATAATAGGGAGCTTGAGCGCGATCGCTGCCCCCAGTTGGTTAGGATTTCTCAATGCCCAACGTCTCGGAGTCGCCCAAAACCAAGTTTACCGAGCGATGCGAGAAGCTCAAAGCAATGCTAAGCGTGACAAAGTTGCTTGGGAAGCCAGTTTTCAAGAACAAAATGGGGTCGTTCAGTGGGCAGTTAATCGTGCCGGTATTAACCCTAGCCCCGGACAATGGCAGAATTTTGAGCAAAATATTCAAATAGATGCTCCTAATACCACCTTAGCTTCACAGTCATTAGGTAGTCCGCGCCGAGTCCGGTTTGACTACAGAGGTTGCGTAATTATGAATCCGCAAGAGAACTTATATCTGGCAAGGCTAACGCTGAACGTTAAGAATGGTGGGGAAGTTAAACGGTGTGTATTTATTTCCACTCTTCTGGGAGCGATGCGAACAGCGCAAGATAAAAGTTGCAAAGTGTAA
- a CDS encoding prepilin-type N-terminal cleavage/methylation domain-containing protein, with the protein MENLELLKKIQELKRSRDQSTSGFTMIELLVVIIIIGVLSAIAAPGWLSFTNRQRVNAVNDGALNALREAQREAKRTKLSYSVSFRTLETVSSPSNAVPQVAVYPQGSTPNWKNLAENQDIKGIVLLGTNLTNTPNTAGTTLNAAPVVTSATALSTTPPTITFDYQGLLSTQPTAPNLGNKGLIVGVTLKLTGFTNNAMKRCVKVRTLLGSIQTSQDDECNAS; encoded by the coding sequence ATGGAAAACTTAGAGCTGTTAAAAAAGATACAGGAATTGAAGAGATCGCGTGATCAATCTACCTCTGGATTCACGATGATCGAGTTACTGGTAGTAATTATAATTATCGGAGTTTTAAGCGCGATCGCAGCTCCTGGTTGGCTGTCTTTTACAAACCGACAACGAGTGAATGCTGTTAACGATGGTGCTTTGAATGCGCTTCGGGAAGCCCAAAGAGAAGCTAAAAGAACAAAACTCAGTTACAGCGTCAGTTTCAGAACCCTTGAAACAGTCTCAAGTCCCTCAAATGCAGTTCCACAGGTTGCTGTTTACCCGCAGGGAAGTACCCCTAACTGGAAGAACTTAGCCGAGAATCAAGACATTAAAGGGATAGTTCTGCTTGGGACAAACCTTACTAATACTCCGAATACTGCTGGTACTACCTTAAACGCTGCCCCGGTAGTTACATCTGCAACAGCGCTGTCAACAACGCCACCAACGATTACCTTCGATTATCAAGGACTTCTATCAACTCAACCTACCGCGCCAAACTTGGGGAATAAAGGTTTAATTGTTGGCGTGACATTAAAGTTAACTGGATTCACTAACAATGCTATGAAGCGGTGCGTCAAAGTGAGAACTCTTTTAGGTTCCATCCAGACATCGCAAGATGATGAATGCAATGCTAGTTAA